From Polynucleobacter sp. MWH-P3-07-1:
ACTGGAAAAATCAAGGTTTAATAGAGCCTAAATGGCAGCCGATTGGCGTTGACCAAGCAGTTGCTAGAATTTTGTTAGAAACGAAATAGACCCTTAGAGAATCCATTGAAAGAGCTTGTTCTTTACTGTAAAACTTATAGCCGAGATTTTCTCAGGGTAAAGCGCCTTCTTGCCTCTATTGATCAATTCAATGTTGAAAATATTCCCGTCTATATTTCTACATCTGAAGCTGAGCATGAGGAATTAGAGCGGCTATTAGGTGCCGCTACTCAATACCATTGGGTATCTGATGAATCGATTATTGCGGCCAATCCAAAAGTAACACTAGGTATTGAAAAAAGTCGATCGGGTAGTTTGGCTCAACAGGCTATTAAGGCTGAATTCTGGCGCCTGGGTACTTCAGAAAACTATGTTTGTCTGGACTCAGACTGTATTTTTATTAAAGAGTTTAGAAGGTCTGATTTCATTGCGGCAGATGGAAATCCTTTTACTGTCATTTACCAAAATAAAGAATTTTTTCAACTTGCTCAAAATCGAAGACAGAGCAAAGTTGTTGAAAATTTAGTCAGGGAAGGTAACATGGTCAAGGCGCTCTTTTCCCGCATTGGACCAAATTATTATTGCCCTTGCCCACCATTTATTTGGTCGGCTAAAGTATGGGCTTCTTTAGATCAGCAATACTTACAGCCAAGGGGTTTAAGTTTTTGGGATATCTCAACAAAAGATCATCCGGAGACCTTGCTCTATTTGGAAGCGGTATTGAATTACCAAGCAATTCCTTTATATCCAATTGAGCAGCTGTTCAGAATTTACTACTATGACTGGCAGTATTTCTTTCTGAAAAGAGCAGGAGAGCGGGAAAACAATCTGAAAACAAATTATTTGGGAGTGATTTATCAGTCAAACTGGGATTCTGACCTCGATTATGGGCCCCCAGCTAAGTCATTGCCGTCAAGGCTCCTCAGAAAAGCCAAGCGCTTAGCTCGATATCTGCAAAGCTATTTTTAATGACACCAGAAATACAAATTCTAGTAATTTCCTTGCGGCGTTCGCCGGATCGAAGAGAGAAGGTAAGGCAGGAGTTATCAAAAATTAACTTACCCTGGGAATTTTTAGATGCAGTTGATGGATCGCTGCTGTCGCAACCCCCCTTGGAATATAAGCCTTCTAAGGTTAAGCGATTACAGGGTTATTCCCTGACTGCCAATGAAATTGGCTGCTATCTTTCCCATAAAAAGGCTTGGCAACGTTGTGTCGATCAGAATTTACCCACTTTGGTTTTGGAAGATGACTTTACTTTGGCTGCTGACTTTGAGAATCATTTAAAGACTCTATTAGAGAACTCAGATCACTGGGATTTGTTAAGGCTACAGGGGCTCTATGAGGTTCCTTTTAACAAAGTCAGTCAAATTGGAAATATGACCATCGCCAAAAATCAGGGTGATGCTGTTGGTGCAACAGGATATTTAGTTAAGCCAGAAATTGCTCAAACGTTAATAGATGCCTCCCATGAAATTTATGAGCCAGTAGATCATTTCCTGGAACATCATCAAAAACACCACCTAGATTTTTTGGCTATTCGCCCGTATTTAATTGATATCACCAGAGCTAAATCTACGATTGATGATCGCTCTGAGAGAGAGCCGATAAAAGGGCTTACAAAAAGAATTCGCTCTGTCTACCGAGCTTTAGATAGGATATTCAGCAGGGATCCTTGGTTCCCAAGAGGCTAAAGATACAGATTTTATTATGCCCAAATCATTTCATATTCAGTATCGCCCGGACATCGATGGACTTCGTGCAATTGCCATTATTTCAGTGATCCTTTTTCATGGTTTCCCACAGTATTTTCAGGGTGGATTTATTGGAGTCGATGTTTTTTTTGTTATTTCAGGGTACTTAATTTCTACAATTATTTATGCTAACTTGGCAGCGAATCAATTTAGTTTTCAAGAGTTTTATGCTAGAAGGGTTCGTAGAATTTTCCCAGCTCTTTTGGCAGTATTGTTTAGTGTGTTTATTTTTGGATGGTTTTATCTAACTCCCAGAGAATACGAAACGCTGAATCAAGAGATTGCTGGGGGGGCTGCGTTTTTCTCGAATTTCATTTTCTGGCGACAAAGTGGCTATTTCGATATTGCTGCTGATAAGAAGCCGCTGCTCCATTTGTGGTCGTTAGCAGTTGAGGAGCAGTTCTATATATTCTGGCCATTGATTCTATGGGGTGCGAGCAAGTTAAGGGCGAATCTGCTTTACTTAACACTATTTCTTCTGCTTGCTTCTTTTGGCCTGAATATTTTTTATAGTAGTGTTGATCCGGTTGGAGATTTTTATGCTCCCTACACCCGGTTTTGGGAGTTGCTAATAGGCGCAACATTGGCTTATTTCAATTTAATTCTCCTACAAAAAATTAGTATCATTCAATCGGCAAAAGATACGTATTCAATTATCGGAATAGCTTGCATCGTCTGTTCTGCGATAATGTTCAATAAATCTCTGGTATTTCCTGGATGGTTTGCATTGGTGCCCGCATTAGGGGCTGCGCTCCTTATTTTTTCTGGTCCAGATGGCATTGTTAACCGAATGCTTCTCAAAAATAAGCTTGTAGTCTGGGTAGGGCTTATCAGTTATCCGCTGTATCTTTGGCATTGGCCAATATTTTCTCTGGCACGTATTTACTTTAATGCCCCTCTAAATTTTACTGAAACTCTTTTAGCGATCATGACTGCTACTTTTCTAGCATGGGCTACATATCAGTTCATTGAAACGCCAATTAGAAAAAGTCATAGAGGTAGTGCAAAAATCATTTTCTTGGTCTTGCTGATGGGGATAATAGGAGCTGCAGCTTATTTTGTTAAAGAAGATAGCGGATTTGCCTCACGATTTCCTGTTAAGCCATTACAAAGAGTTAGTCAATTAACTGGTTGCGACAACGTTGTGAAAGACGGAGTTCTGTATCCCTGTACATTTGGAAATATCCATTCTGAAAAAACCGTATTAATTTACGGGGATAGTCATGCAGGACATCTTACTAGCGCCCTAAATTACGCTTTGGGCGATCAAGTTAAATTCATTTTTTTGGGATATGGCGATTGTTTGATGTCTGATAAAGAGGGTGCCGATAAAGATAAGTTATGTCAGTTAATGTGGGATCAAGTGAGAAAATTGAGACATGAACAGCTATACGCTGTAATTCATGCGCAGCGTTGGGGTGATATGCAGCCAGATATATTGAAGATACGTATGAAAAAAGTATTTGAAGTTGCAGGCTTGTCGCCTAAAAAAATCGCTATCGTTGGATCAATTCCAAGCATTGATTTAGACTGCTCTATTGCAAACTACTATATCCCTGCTAGAAATAGAAAGTGCTCGGTTTATGAAGATCAGATTCAAGCAAATAAAAACTTTGTTCTTAATACAAAGGGCTTGCCAAAACCAAGCAATCTCATTTTTGTATACCCTTATGAAAAGCTTTGCCCTGAAGGAGTCTGTAAAGTGATTGAGGGGTCAACTTCAAATTACTGGGATGATGCTCACATGAGTCGGGACGGCGCTCTCATGGCAATCCCGGACCTCATTCAGTACTTGAAACAATAGCTTAGGAGTTCACGCCCTGATCAACACTGCTATCGTTTCTCCAGCAGCTGAGGGGGGTGATATTACTCAGTGCAACCGGGAATAGTGCATTCATCCGAAGTTGAAAGTCTCGATCTGAAAAGTGCACAAGTCGTTCAGATTTATCTGGGTAATATCCACCAATAGCTTGCCAAGCAGATTTATAAAAGCAGCTGCCTGAGTGGGTCATATTGATATCGTTATATTTACGATACTGTAGTGCTTTTTCGGCAGGTCTAAAGTCAATTTCAATTCGATCGAGGGGGCAGATTGCCTGAATTACCTTAGGCGTATTGGCTAATTGAGCACTAGAAAAGTGAAGGGAATGCCCCCCAAGCAAGGCGGCTTGAGGATATTTTCCTAAAAGTTGAATAGCAGTCTCAATAGAATCGTGCATTAGGTAGTCATCATCATTCAGAATCATGATGAGATCGCAAGATGAATATTCAATTCCCTTATTAAGGCTTGCGGCTTGACCAAGATTCTTTTCATTGCTGAGAAGAATTAATTCAGCATTGGTTTGGCTTTGGCGCTCCCGAATCAGCTCCTCTAGAATTTTTGCACTTGGATCAGGCGAGCAATCGACCACAAAAATAACTTGATTAGGAGTTAGGGTTTGCTGTTTGATGCTTTCAAACATTTCCTTGAGAAATGGTGCGTGCCCGTAGCAGGGGACAACGATGGCTATTTGTGGGTTGAGCGCGTTGAATAGATGGGGTTTGGGGGTACCTTTTTTACTCTTGATGAAAGCCCGAACTTTTCTTTGGGATATTTCTGGCTTAAGCCGAGCTTTGACAGCTTTTCGTAAGCGCCTATGGATTTGCTTGAGGGATTGATAAATCGAGTTCATTAACGAGATCTTATCTCAGTCGGTGAAGGTAGAATGTCTTCAGTGAGTGAACATGGGGCGGTAAAGGATGATTAATATAATCTATAGGCTATGCGAAGTCGAAATGGCTCCCCCATACAGGGATAAGCGTCTTCCATGGTTTTCTAAGCTTAATTGTCTCCAATCCTTCCTGGAATCGCTTGAGTATTCTAAGGAATACGTATCGAGCGTGACCTTTGTGCATGATGGCCCAGAGGGACTTCTAATTAAGGCGATTCCTGAGCAATTTCCAGTCATCAAGGTTAATGCATGTAGTAATGAAGGCAGTTTATTGGCAACCTATGCTGCCGCTAAATCCATCTCTGGCGATATTTACTATGTCGAGGATGATTACCTTCATTTGCCCCACTCTATTAAATTAATTGCCCTGGCATTACCTAGCTTAGGGTTGGTTACGGGGTATGATCATGAGGATCGCTATGTTCGTGATGATGATTTGAGCTTTGGTAAAGAAAAGATCTGCTTTGAGCTTGCTAGCCAACATCACTGGAGAACTGCTGAGTCAACCACTTGTACATTTGCTATCAGTGAGGCAATGCGTTCCAAGGTGCAGCCATTTGCCGATAAATTCAAGTTAGTTGATCGAGCTTTATTTAGAAAGCTTTACAAAAAAGGGATTCGATTATGGACCCCCATACCAGGTCTTGTTACTCATGTAGATACAGCTTTAGCACCTGGATTTGATTGGGCTGCCTTTAATGAGGAAATGGCCCGGCATCGAAATAAAAAAACTACTAATTAGTACTGGCTTGGAGAATCTCAAGTAAAAATAATTTAAGAGCCTCTAGCGATGGCGAATTCAGAATTAAGGCTTCAGATTGGAATTGGGCAAGCGCTTGCGAGTTGGTCAATATTTCTTTTAGACCTTCAAAGTCTGAGTTAAAAAAGGGTAGAAGATTGATGAATGCGCTGGGATTAAAGTCAGCCTTTACATTTTCATCGACCCAGGCAATGGGCAAGCATCCAGAGTGAAAAGCCTCAGGGACCTTCTCGGTGTAGTAGCCGGGATAAAGACCATTTTCTGGGCAAATATTGAAAGTGAATTGATTCAGAAGATCTTGCTTCAAGAAACCGCTTGAATGGTGATTCTTGATCGATTCATCAAAATGTGCCCCAACACCTTTCACTGAAACTATTTTATTCAGTGCCTTATAAATAGAGGCTCTAGGCTCACGTAAATGGGACGATAGGAGGATACCAGATCCACCCCTTTCTAAAAAATGATTACCTAACGGACTTTTAAGTTTTTCAAGGCGGAGTAGTCCCCCATAACGTGGATTTTGATTACCAGTCAGACCCTCATGCGACCAATCAATCATTTCCATCCAATAAGGAAAACGAAGGTGATTTTTAGAATTAACGCCTAAGTCAAAAGAAATTGAGAAATCAGCTTTTATGAAATCATGGCGCACGTTTTCTTGGGTATGAAAAAGAGTTGCTGCGGAGGATTGAATATTACCTGAGCCAATTGAGTCGTCTATGGCAGAAGCAATAGGTCTCAGAGGTTTTGGGCACCAAGAGTATTTCCTCTTGGTTTCTAGAAATGGACCCAAAATACGTAGGTCTGCTTTTGCTGGCTGCACCCACTCAATGCGATAGCCTAAATGCTGAATCACTAGAGGCAATAGACTCGTCCGGTAATCATGCGGCGTTCCCTGGGTAGAGATTCGAATATTTTTCATGAGAGCATTATCAATGCTGGTTAGTCGGGATACTGCACTAATTGCCAAGGCAATTTTCTGGTAAATGCACTTTTAAGTTTTTTCTTAGCAAGGTGATAGTAAAGTTCACCATGTGATTTTTCATAGAGAACATTTTCTACAAAATGGAGAAAAGAAGTATCAATTGAATGTATCTCCGAAGCATGCTCTACTAACTTAGTCCAGTCGTAAATATTTTGCGTTGCAGGGTAAATTTCAATAACTTTCAAATTCGAGGGATTATCAATCTTGAGTGGGTAAGTGTTATTGCCAGATTCTGTCCTGCAGACCAGCATATAGGCCTGATTGTCTGCATTGAGTTGTTTGAAGAGTTCCTCGGATCTCGGACCCGCTGGCACTGCAGACTTGGTCCAGCGATAGTCAAATGGAATGCCATATTCCTTGTAAAAAGATTCATCAAAACGTTTGATATCAATATTATGAATACCGATAGTTTGGTATGTGGCGTTAAGAAAATTCGCCAATTGTCTTGCCTCGCGACCGCTTGTAACAACGGTTGGAAAAATATTTTTTGAGCTTTCCAGCATCCAAGTAATGGAGTGGAAGTACTGTGGTAAGCAAGCAAGATAGTAGCGAATACCTGGATTATCCTCGGCGATTGCTCTCATCAAACCCAGGCAGATCAGATTATCTCCAAGTCCAAAGTGAGCTTCTATTAGGACAACATTTTTTTGTCGCCTTGAGAATAGATGCTTTAAGGCGCGCTTAAAGTTGGACTGATGAAAAGCGTTAAACATGTCTATTTAGATTCTTATTAAAAAGAGAGGCCAGAGTTATTTTAAAGAAGTAGGGAATAGTAACCTTGGTAAAGTAGGGTTTAGGCCTTTCCCATTTCTCAAAACTAATAAAGTCGTATTGACTTGAGAGCTCTTGTGCCTTCTTGGGGCTTAAAAATGCCACGTGATTCAGTAGGGTATTGCCGAAGCGCCACCATGGCCTATCACTATAAGTCACCTGATCTGCATAGTGATGAGAGATGTAGGTTCCAAGTGTTTCATATTCACTAAAACTATTGGGCTTCTCAAAATCAATTTGACTCAGAACAGCTTCGACCCATGGAAGGTGAAATTTCTCCTCCAGTGATGCGCACAGGTCATTTAGCCAAGCTACCTTCACCGGAAAGCATTGAGCAATAAAAGAGAAAGCTACTTTTTTATTGAGTCCAGTGAGTTTTTGAATTGTCTCAAAGTAAGGCAGATGATTCTCGGCACTCTTGTAGTACATTAATTTGCCATTAGAGTCGATGAAATTGAGTGTATGGATGGGGGCGGTATCGGCATCCCAGATTAAAACAATATCCTCAGGCGCATTGTCTTGAACGGCTAGCAATTTAATAAACTGCTGTAAATACCAGCCGAACTGACTCTTTTTATCCTCAGGCAGTAAATTTCTTAATTGCTGACTAAATAGTTTGGTGTATTTTGATTCGCCGTCTACCTGAAACTGAGAGGGGGATCTTTTAATAAACTCTGGGATTTCCTGATCAGGAACAATGACCCGATATCTCCTCGAAGCAATATTTTGAACAATAAAGCCAGAAGTCACTTCCCAGGCTTCAATATCTTTGAGGCAACAAACGGAGACTAGCTCACTAATTTTAGG
This genomic window contains:
- a CDS encoding DUF6492 family protein, whose amino-acid sequence is MKELVLYCKTYSRDFLRVKRLLASIDQFNVENIPVYISTSEAEHEELERLLGAATQYHWVSDESIIAANPKVTLGIEKSRSGSLAQQAIKAEFWRLGTSENYVCLDSDCIFIKEFRRSDFIAADGNPFTVIYQNKEFFQLAQNRRQSKVVENLVREGNMVKALFSRIGPNYYCPCPPFIWSAKVWASLDQQYLQPRGLSFWDISTKDHPETLLYLEAVLNYQAIPLYPIEQLFRIYYYDWQYFFLKRAGERENNLKTNYLGVIYQSNWDSDLDYGPPAKSLPSRLLRKAKRLARYLQSYF
- a CDS encoding glycosyltransferase family 25 protein — protein: MTPEIQILVISLRRSPDRREKVRQELSKINLPWEFLDAVDGSLLSQPPLEYKPSKVKRLQGYSLTANEIGCYLSHKKAWQRCVDQNLPTLVLEDDFTLAADFENHLKTLLENSDHWDLLRLQGLYEVPFNKVSQIGNMTIAKNQGDAVGATGYLVKPEIAQTLIDASHEIYEPVDHFLEHHQKHHLDFLAIRPYLIDITRAKSTIDDRSEREPIKGLTKRIRSVYRALDRIFSRDPWFPRG
- a CDS encoding acyltransferase family protein, giving the protein MPKSFHIQYRPDIDGLRAIAIISVILFHGFPQYFQGGFIGVDVFFVISGYLISTIIYANLAANQFSFQEFYARRVRRIFPALLAVLFSVFIFGWFYLTPREYETLNQEIAGGAAFFSNFIFWRQSGYFDIAADKKPLLHLWSLAVEEQFYIFWPLILWGASKLRANLLYLTLFLLLASFGLNIFYSSVDPVGDFYAPYTRFWELLIGATLAYFNLILLQKISIIQSAKDTYSIIGIACIVCSAIMFNKSLVFPGWFALVPALGAALLIFSGPDGIVNRMLLKNKLVVWVGLISYPLYLWHWPIFSLARIYFNAPLNFTETLLAIMTATFLAWATYQFIETPIRKSHRGSAKIIFLVLLMGIIGAAAYFVKEDSGFASRFPVKPLQRVSQLTGCDNVVKDGVLYPCTFGNIHSEKTVLIYGDSHAGHLTSALNYALGDQVKFIFLGYGDCLMSDKEGADKDKLCQLMWDQVRKLRHEQLYAVIHAQRWGDMQPDILKIRMKKVFEVAGLSPKKIAIVGSIPSIDLDCSIANYYIPARNRKCSVYEDQIQANKNFVLNTKGLPKPSNLIFVYPYEKLCPEGVCKVIEGSTSNYWDDAHMSRDGALMAIPDLIQYLKQ
- a CDS encoding glycosyltransferase family A protein yields the protein MFESIKQQTLTPNQVIFVVDCSPDPSAKILEELIRERQSQTNAELILLSNEKNLGQAASLNKGIEYSSCDLIMILNDDDYLMHDSIETAIQLLGKYPQAALLGGHSLHFSSAQLANTPKVIQAICPLDRIEIDFRPAEKALQYRKYNDINMTHSGSCFYKSAWQAIGGYYPDKSERLVHFSDRDFQLRMNALFPVALSNITPLSCWRNDSSVDQGVNS
- a CDS encoding glycosyltransferase family 10 domain-containing protein encodes the protein MKNIRISTQGTPHDYRTSLLPLVIQHLGYRIEWVQPAKADLRILGPFLETKRKYSWCPKPLRPIASAIDDSIGSGNIQSSAATLFHTQENVRHDFIKADFSISFDLGVNSKNHLRFPYWMEMIDWSHEGLTGNQNPRYGGLLRLEKLKSPLGNHFLERGGSGILLSSHLREPRASIYKALNKIVSVKGVGAHFDESIKNHHSSGFLKQDLLNQFTFNICPENGLYPGYYTEKVPEAFHSGCLPIAWVDENVKADFNPSAFINLLPFFNSDFEGLKEILTNSQALAQFQSEALILNSPSLEALKLFLLEILQASTN
- a CDS encoding DUF6492 family protein, coding for MPEKPPKISELVSVCCLKDIEAWEVTSGFIVQNIASRRYRVIVPDQEIPEFIKRSPSQFQVDGESKYTKLFSQQLRNLLPEDKKSQFGWYLQQFIKLLAVQDNAPEDIVLIWDADTAPIHTLNFIDSNGKLMYYKSAENHLPYFETIQKLTGLNKKVAFSFIAQCFPVKVAWLNDLCASLEEKFHLPWVEAVLSQIDFEKPNSFSEYETLGTYISHHYADQVTYSDRPWWRFGNTLLNHVAFLSPKKAQELSSQYDFISFEKWERPKPYFTKVTIPYFFKITLASLFNKNLNRHV